Within the Acidihalobacter prosperus genome, the region CAACCATATACTTTCCGGTAAATCCGGAAGCTCCGGTAACCAGGGCTATCTTCATCTGCAACCTCTGCTCGCATCGGGATTGCGGCGGCACAGCCTACTCGCATCCGGCTTCAAGCGAATGCCGGCCCCTCAGAACGAAAAACCGGACTCATTCCGGCGCAGGTCCGCCTCGACCATCATCTGGCACAGCTCCTCCAGGCTGGTCTTGGGCTCCCAACCCAGTTCGCGCCGCGCCTTTTCGGCATCGCCGATCAACAGATCGACCTCGGCCGGCCGATAGAATTTCGGGTTGACGCGCACGATCGTCTTGCCCGTGGCGGCATCGACCCCGTATTCATCCTCGCCCTCGCCCTGCCATTGAATCTCGATGTCCACCGCCTTGCAGGCCATGGTCACGAAATCGCGCACCGATTCGGTACGGCCGGTCGCCAGCACATAGGTGCCGGGTTTGTCTGCCTGCAGCATGCGCCACATGCCTTCGACATACTCCTTGGCGTAGCCCCAGTCGCGCTTCGCGTCGAGGTTGCCGAGCTCCAGCACGTCCAGCTTGCCCAGCTTGATCTTGGCGATACTGTCTGTGATCTTGCGGGTCACGAACTCCAGGCCCCGCAGCGGCGACTCGTGGTTGAACAGGATGCCGCTGCAGCCGAAGATGTCGTAGCTCTCGCGGTAGTTCAC harbors:
- the gmd gene encoding GDP-mannose 4,6-dehydratase; translation: MSKTAIITGITGQDGAYLAELLLQKGYVVYATYRRTSSVNFWRMEELGVAGHPNLHLVEFDLTDMSSAIRLLQNSGATEIYNLAAQSFVGVSFDQPVTTAEITGVGALNLLEAIRIVNPKIRFYQASTSEMFGMVQAIPQTEETPFHPRSPYGVAKLYAHWITVNYRESYDIFGCSGILFNHESPLRGLEFVTRKITDSIAKIKLGKLDVLELGNLDAKRDWGYAKEYVEGMWRMLQADKPGTYVLATGRTESVRDFVTMACKAVDIEIQWQGEGEDEYGVDAATGKTIVRVNPKFYRPAEVDLLIGDAEKARRELGWEPKTSLEELCQMMVEADLRRNESGFSF